Proteins from one Rhodoflexus caldus genomic window:
- a CDS encoding fatty acid desaturase, translating to MSNEAVADYAAQTSFRRQVKSGKGVWIAALIIGLWALVMSYAVGFYRLDFYSPMTYVLFLLLTHLYTGLFITAHDAMHGVVSTNKKLNEWIGRICCILFSFNFYDNLNRKHHLHHRFVGTDKDPDYHGGNFFVWYFHFAKQYVNIWQILLMAVTYNLLKLVLPMENLIVFWMLPAVLSTLQLFYFGTYVPHMGEHAPENIHKSRSQRLNHWWAFLSCYFFGYHYEHHNRPGTPWWLLHKEKELSQR from the coding sequence GTATGGATTGCAGCCCTGATTATCGGGTTGTGGGCATTAGTGATGAGCTATGCCGTCGGTTTTTATCGCTTGGATTTTTATTCGCCGATGACCTACGTGCTGTTTTTGTTGCTCACGCATCTGTACACGGGCTTGTTTATCACGGCGCATGATGCCATGCACGGCGTAGTTTCAACCAACAAAAAACTTAACGAATGGATTGGGCGGATTTGCTGCATCCTGTTTTCATTCAACTTTTACGACAACCTGAACCGCAAGCATCACTTGCATCACCGATTTGTAGGCACGGACAAAGACCCCGACTACCACGGCGGCAATTTTTTTGTCTGGTATTTCCACTTTGCCAAACAGTACGTCAATATTTGGCAAATTTTGCTGATGGCTGTAACGTACAACCTGTTAAAGTTGGTGTTGCCGATGGAAAATCTGATTGTTTTCTGGATGTTGCCTGCCGTGCTTTCAACTTTGCAATTGTTCTATTTCGGCACGTATGTACCCCACATGGGCGAACATGCTCCCGAAAATATCCACAAATCGCGCAGCCAACGGCTAAACCATTGGTGGGCGTTTTTGAGTTGTTACTTTTTTGGTTATCATTACGAGCATCACAACCGCCCCGGCACGCCTTGGTGGCTGTTGCACAAAGAAAAAGAGTTGAGCCAACGATGA
- a CDS encoding M1 family metallopeptidase, giving the protein MNRLFGLFSKGLAVCLMAAGWNASAQTPRKADYVNRAAQKFAQLGTELPTPNSFRTASGAPGYNYWQQRADYDIKVRLDDEKQRISGDEVITYFNNSPDPLTYLWLQLDQNILDKESDTYKTATGKIEERMSSSELNAQFDRSFDGGHKIQYVRDATTNRPLPYTIVKTMMRVELPRPLRKGENFKMAIGWNYNINDRKNPALRAGSRGGADFFPEDGNWLYSITQWFPRMAVYDDYNGWQHKQFLGQGEFTLPFGNYKVAITVPADHIVGATGECQNYAQVLTPEQLRRWEQAKTAKKPVVIATQEEAIAREKNRATGTKTWVYYAQNVRDFAWTSSRKHIWDAMGVNIGGRTVMAMSYYPKEGNPLWGQYSTEVVAHTLRVYSKYTIDYPYPVAISVDAENGMEYPMICFNYGRPEKDGTYSERIKYGMIGVIIHEVGHNFFPMIINSDERQWTWMDEGLNTFVQYLTEQEWERNYPSRRGPARYITDYMKADPNTLEPIMTNSESVQNLGANAYGKAATGLNIMRETIMGRELFDYAFKEYARRWAFKHPTPADFFRTMEDASGIDLDWFIRGWFYTTDYCDIAIENVIEAVPSTGNPEVEKPFAKAKAMGGEREDIGIIRNRTDVKQTATEANPALNDFYNTYDPFAATKTDKENYQRYLATLGDEEKKMIESKNFFYQIDFKNHGELVMPVIVEFEFEDGTRELHRIPAEIWRKNDKEVSKIFKTEKRVKQVYLDPYQETADINMENNFFPRKSQPSRFEIFKQRQMGRGATGGAENPMQRARRENGSTPNGGNE; this is encoded by the coding sequence ATGAATAGACTATTTGGACTATTTAGCAAAGGGCTGGCGGTTTGTCTGATGGCGGCAGGATGGAATGCTTCTGCACAAACACCGCGCAAAGCCGACTACGTAAACAGGGCAGCCCAAAAGTTTGCCCAATTAGGCACTGAACTGCCTACGCCCAATTCGTTCCGCACAGCCTCAGGTGCGCCCGGTTACAACTATTGGCAGCAGCGCGCTGACTATGACATCAAGGTGCGTTTAGACGATGAAAAACAGCGCATCAGCGGCGATGAAGTAATCACCTACTTCAACAACTCACCCGACCCGCTCACCTACTTGTGGTTGCAGTTAGACCAAAACATCTTGGACAAAGAGTCGGATACCTACAAAACTGCCACAGGCAAAATAGAAGAGCGCATGAGCAGCAGCGAACTTAACGCACAGTTCGACCGCAGTTTCGACGGCGGACACAAAATCCAGTACGTGCGTGATGCAACGACTAATCGCCCGCTGCCCTATACCATTGTTAAAACGATGATGCGGGTGGAGTTACCACGTCCGTTGCGCAAAGGCGAAAACTTCAAAATGGCTATCGGTTGGAACTACAACATCAACGACCGCAAAAATCCCGCGTTGCGTGCCGGCTCGCGCGGTGGTGCCGATTTCTTTCCCGAAGACGGCAACTGGCTGTACAGCATCACCCAGTGGTTCCCGCGCATGGCGGTTTATGACGACTATAACGGCTGGCAACACAAACAATTCCTTGGTCAGGGTGAGTTCACGCTGCCTTTTGGCAATTACAAAGTGGCTATTACCGTTCCGGCAGACCATATTGTAGGAGCAACCGGCGAATGTCAGAACTATGCACAGGTGCTGACTCCTGAGCAATTGCGCCGCTGGGAGCAAGCCAAAACAGCAAAAAAACCTGTGGTAATTGCTACGCAGGAAGAAGCCATAGCCCGCGAAAAAAACCGTGCAACAGGTACTAAAACGTGGGTATATTATGCACAAAACGTGCGCGACTTTGCATGGACAAGCTCTCGTAAACACATCTGGGATGCAATGGGCGTAAACATTGGCGGACGCACCGTAATGGCCATGTCGTACTACCCCAAAGAAGGCAACCCGTTGTGGGGGCAATACTCAACCGAAGTGGTAGCTCATACCCTGCGCGTTTACTCCAAATACACCATTGATTACCCATACCCGGTAGCCATTTCGGTAGATGCCGAAAATGGTATGGAATATCCGATGATTTGCTTCAACTATGGCCGCCCCGAAAAAGACGGCACCTACTCTGAGCGCATCAAATACGGTATGATTGGCGTAATCATCCACGAAGTAGGCCACAACTTCTTCCCGATGATTATCAACTCCGACGAACGCCAGTGGACATGGATGGACGAAGGTTTGAATACATTCGTTCAATATCTGACCGAACAGGAATGGGAACGCAACTATCCGTCGCGCCGTGGCCCTGCCCGCTACATCACCGACTACATGAAGGCTGACCCCAATACTTTGGAGCCTATTATGACCAACTCCGAGTCGGTACAGAACCTCGGGGCTAATGCCTACGGAAAAGCAGCTACCGGCTTGAATATCATGCGTGAAACCATCATGGGGCGCGAACTTTTTGATTATGCCTTCAAAGAATATGCTCGCCGCTGGGCTTTCAAACACCCGACTCCCGCAGACTTCTTCCGCACGATGGAAGATGCTTCCGGCATTGACTTAGACTGGTTCATTCGCGGATGGTTCTACACCACCGATTACTGCGATATTGCCATTGAAAATGTGATTGAAGCCGTACCTTCCACAGGCAACCCCGAAGTAGAAAAACCATTTGCCAAAGCCAAAGCTATGGGTGGCGAGCGTGAAGATATCGGTATCATCCGCAACCGCACCGACGTAAAGCAAACTGCCACCGAAGCTAATCCGGCATTGAACGACTTCTACAACACCTACGACCCGTTTGCAGCTACTAAAACCGACAAAGAAAATTATCAGCGCTACTTAGCCACGTTGGGCGATGAGGAAAAGAAGATGATTGAAAGCAAAAACTTCTTCTATCAGATTGATTTCAAAAACCACGGCGAGCTGGTTATGCCTGTAATTGTTGAGTTTGAATTTGAGGACGGCACCCGCGAACTGCACCGCATCCCTGCCGAAATCTGGCGCAAAAACGATAAGGAAGTGAGCAAAATTTTCAAAACAGAGAAGCGCGTGAAGCAGGTGTATTTAGACCCTTATCAGGAAACAGCCGACATCAACATGGAAAACAACTTCTTCCCGAGAAAGAGTCAGCCTTCCCGCTTTGAAATTTTCAAACAACGCCAAATGGGTCGCGGCGCAACGGGCGGAGCAGAAAACCCGATGCAGCGCGCCCGTCGTGAAAACGGCAGTACACCTAACGGCGGCAACGAATAA
- a CDS encoding site-2 protease family protein, translating to MSIPPKIRRYILHLSLFVATLICTTLAGAEWMFGNSFLYSARPMGWQEFWQGLTFSLPFLGILTVHEFGHYFTAQKYRLRVSLPYYIPMWLGFLGLPTSIGTLGAFIRIRSRIRSAKAFFDVGIAGPLAGFVVAVGVLWYGFANLPPIDYIFNIHPEYRQFGVRFYEQAYKNLPPGSNVILGSNLLFEFFKTYVADPERIPPPQEMMHYPWLLAGYLALFFTALNLIPIGQLDGGHILYGLIGGKAHRPVSLALFWIFIFYAGLGMITPEDAPEDLATSLPLYLLYLYWVFGKTSDNKLTVLLLAVSVFGAQFVTVFFFPALKGYQGWLVFGFLLGRVLGIYHPQAADETPLNTGRKIFGWIALLIFILCFSPQPFLIE from the coding sequence ATGAGTATTCCCCCGAAAATCCGCCGTTATATTCTTCACCTGTCGCTTTTTGTTGCCACACTCATTTGTACCACATTGGCAGGGGCAGAGTGGATGTTTGGCAATTCATTCCTTTATTCTGCCCGACCGATGGGCTGGCAGGAATTTTGGCAAGGGCTGACCTTTTCGCTGCCGTTTTTGGGCATCCTGACCGTGCATGAGTTCGGGCATTATTTTACTGCTCAAAAATACCGTTTACGGGTGAGCCTGCCCTACTACATTCCCATGTGGTTGGGTTTTCTGGGCTTGCCGACATCCATCGGTACGTTGGGGGCGTTCATTCGCATTCGCAGCCGCATCCGCAGTGCAAAGGCATTTTTTGATGTGGGCATTGCCGGACCGCTGGCGGGGTTTGTTGTCGCTGTCGGGGTGCTTTGGTACGGCTTTGCCAACCTGCCGCCCATAGACTACATTTTCAACATCCACCCTGAATATCGCCAGTTTGGGGTACGGTTCTACGAGCAGGCATATAAGAATCTGCCGCCGGGCAGCAACGTTATCTTGGGCAGCAACTTGCTGTTTGAGTTTTTCAAAACTTATGTGGCAGACCCCGAGCGCATTCCGCCACCGCAAGAGATGATGCACTATCCTTGGTTGTTGGCGGGCTACTTGGCGTTGTTTTTTACGGCGCTCAACCTGATTCCCATCGGACAGTTGGACGGCGGACATATCCTCTACGGGTTGATTGGCGGCAAGGCGCATCGCCCCGTTTCGTTGGCGCTGTTCTGGATTTTCATCTTTTACGCCGGATTAGGTATGATTACGCCCGAAGATGCCCCCGAAGACTTGGCAACGTCGCTGCCGCTCTATTTGCTATATCTGTATTGGGTATTCGGCAAAACTTCCGATAACAAACTAACCGTTTTGCTGCTTGCCGTCAGCGTATTTGGGGCGCAGTTTGTAACGGTTTTTTTCTTCCCCGCGCTCAAAGGTTATCAGGGCTGGTTAGTTTTTGGGTTTTTGCTGGGGCGCGTGCTGGGCATCTACCACCCGCAAGCCGCCGACGAAACACCGCTAAACACGGGCAGAAAAATATTTGGCTGGATAGCCTTGCTCATATTTATCCTTTGCTTTTCGCCGCAGCCGTTTTTGATTGAGTAG
- a CDS encoding TIGR03643 family protein, with protein MSIAEQYQLSEEDVSRIIEMAWEDRTPFDAILSQFGLPEKDVIKLMRQEMKLSSWKMWRERVQGRATKHAAKSPDTGFRHRCSRQRAISFNKISKR; from the coding sequence ATGAGCATAGCCGAGCAATATCAACTTTCGGAAGAAGACGTGAGCCGCATCATAGAAATGGCGTGGGAAGACCGTACGCCGTTTGATGCGATTTTATCACAATTCGGGTTGCCCGAAAAAGACGTTATCAAACTCATGCGGCAAGAAATGAAACTTTCTTCATGGAAAATGTGGCGCGAGCGTGTACAGGGCAGAGCCACTAAACATGCCGCCAAATCACCCGATACGGGATTTCGCCACCGTTGCAGCCGCCAACGGGCGATTTCGTTCAATAAAATCAGCAAGCGATGA
- a CDS encoding TIGR01777 family oxidoreductase: MQRVLITGGSGLVGRHLTKLLLEKGYDICWLGRTSDTAGKIIKYKWDIRKGYIDPEALAKTDYIIHLAGAGVADKPWTTARKQEILESRTHSTALLTKALREMPHRVKAVIAASAIGLYGLDTGDRLLTENAPAGQDFLARVVQAWEAETDLIAKSGIRTVKLRIGIVLSNEGGALPKLVQPVRMYAGAPLGSGKQWMSWIHIEDLCRMFIWAMENPQATGAYNAVAPNPATNETVTKMVGKILHRPILPLNVPAFIIKLIFGEMGNIVLGGNKVSSRRIEQEGFVFQYPQLEEALRDLLAVQTA; this comes from the coding sequence ATGCAACGAGTACTGATTACCGGTGGCAGTGGACTTGTAGGCCGCCATCTTACGAAACTGTTATTAGAAAAAGGCTACGATATATGCTGGCTGGGGCGAACTTCGGACACGGCCGGTAAGATTATAAAATACAAATGGGATATTCGCAAGGGCTACATAGACCCCGAAGCCCTCGCCAAAACCGATTACATCATCCACTTGGCGGGGGCAGGCGTGGCAGATAAGCCTTGGACAACGGCACGCAAACAGGAAATTTTGGAAAGTCGCACCCACTCTACTGCCCTGCTGACCAAAGCATTGCGCGAAATGCCGCATCGCGTAAAGGCGGTTATTGCCGCAAGTGCCATAGGACTGTACGGCTTGGATACGGGCGACCGCCTGCTGACGGAAAATGCACCCGCAGGTCAGGATTTTTTGGCGCGCGTAGTACAGGCTTGGGAAGCCGAAACCGATTTGATTGCCAAATCAGGCATCCGTACGGTAAAACTGCGAATAGGCATTGTATTGAGCAACGAAGGCGGCGCTTTGCCCAAACTGGTGCAACCCGTACGCATGTATGCAGGCGCACCGCTCGGCAGCGGCAAGCAATGGATGTCGTGGATTCACATAGAAGACCTTTGCCGCATGTTCATCTGGGCAATGGAAAATCCGCAGGCAACGGGGGCTTACAACGCCGTAGCGCCCAATCCCGCCACAAATGAAACCGTTACCAAAATGGTCGGTAAGATTTTGCACCGCCCGATTCTTCCGCTCAACGTGCCTGCTTTCATCATCAAACTCATTTTCGGCGAAATGGGCAATATCGTACTCGGCGGCAATAAGGTAAGCAGTCGGCGAATTGAACAGGAAGGCTTCGTTTTTCAATACCCGCAATTGGAAGAGGCTCTGCGCGATTTGCTGGCAGTGCAAACCGCCTAA